The DNA region gacaggacgcgctttgtgattagtgtatggacaggatgtgctttgtgattagtgtatggacgggatgtgctttgtgattagtgtatggacgggacgcgctttgtgattagtgtatggacgggacgcgctttgtgattagtgtatggacaggacgcgctttgtgattagtgtatggacaggatgtgctttgtgattagtgtatggatGGGATGtgctttgtgattagtgtatggacgggacgcgctttgtgattagtgtatggacgggacgcgctttgtgattagtgtatggacgggacgcgctttgtgattagtgtatggacagGACGCTCTTTGTGATTAGTGTAATATTAAATGTAGGTGTGTATGACAATATGATTTACATATGGACAGCGGAGAGTGGGAGTAATACCGGTGACATCAGCATTGCTGCGGTGTACTGTCTGGAGGATTATGGGCCCGTATATTATACCTTTGTGTCAGTAAATTACAGATTATAGGATCTCTACTTTGAACTTCAAGAGGATGTAAATCTTTTCATGGCACTGGGCGTGGCCTTCTTAATGGGTGGAGTCTAAGTTTCCAGAACTACAGCCAATCGGCTCCCGAGATGTAAACCCGGTACTGGAGACCTGACCGTTATCTCCTCACAGTGCTATGAACATTTCACTTTAAACCCCACGCCACGCACCTTCTAGAGAATTCCGGAAGCTACGTCGGGCTGTCTCATTAAATGGAGAATTATCAAAATCTTTCAGTTTCAGTGCATTGTCAACATCCTCAAATGTGGGCAAATTTGGAGCATAAGGTGTAGTCCCAGGCTTCCTGTGCAGCCTCTCCATTTTATATTCAGCATCCGCCAAAGGGCAGTATTCATCCGGGAAATTAAAACCACTGCATATggcctgttttaaaaaaaaaatattaaaaattaaaaaaaagataaaagataAAGCAAATTAAACATTCCTTCATTTCCCGTTCCCTCACATTATTTCCCTACCATTAAAGTGTCCTTTTTAGCAATCATCAGGCTGGTAAATGataatatacctttttttttccgaCCGTATTGAATATCGTAGTTGATAGAGGCAGCCATTTTCTTAACATGTCAGCCTATGGGCGATGTATGTGTATACAGGGACACACGTCGGAAGCGTACATCTGAGGTTATGTTGAGAAATCATCCTGATGTACCTCCAGTGGGGACAGACCAACAGGCAGATATAGAAGCACAGTTATTGCAGCTGCGTAGATCGCTTACATGGTGTGATCTAATAGACCAGggctggggaaccttttttctgccaaggaccatttggatatttataacatcattcacgGGCCATACAAAATGATCAACTTAAAAACAAGCCTGCTATATATGGTCAAACTTCTAATTACCTCCCCCCTAATGTGATGTCTGGAGCTGCTTCTCTTTGATGCGGCGTGTGATATTCGCCGGTATTGatggtgtgtcagtcagtctggagcGGTCGACTCTTTGATGCTGCGCGTGATAttcgccggtattgatgatgtgtcagtcagtctggagcTGCTTCTCTTTGATGCGGCGTGTGATAttcgccggtattgatgatgtgtcagtcagtctggggcggTCGACTCTTTGGTGCGGAGCGTGATAttcgccggtattgatgatgtgtcagtcagtctggagcGGTCGACTCTTTGATGCTGCGCGTGATATTCGCCGGTATTGatggtgtcagtcagtctggggcggTCGACTCTTTGATGCGGCGTGTGATAttcgccggtattgatgatgtgtcagtcagtctggggcggTCGACTCTTTGATGCGGCGTGTGATAttcgccggtattgatgatgtgtcagtcagtctggagcTGCTTCTCTTTGATGTGGCGCGTGATATTCGCGGGTATTGAtgatgtgtcagtcagtctggagcGGTCGActctttggtaagttttgaaaagcccTGCTCGCAGCGGTAAGTTGTTtcgacttacttaaaggggttttcccatcagggacatttatgaaataCCCACTGGCTATGTGATAAATGTTATatagttgcgggtcccacctctgggacccgcacctatctctagaacagggccccctaaacccctttcTAGCTCTCTGTGTCCcgggtgatttccgaccatgaagaagaaaacagcgctgCTCGCTGAGGTACGTAACTCCCAAAGTAGTGAATGGcaattacggaagcagcgtagcatgcgagttgtgctgtttccgtaactatcattcagttctatgggatttacagaaacagcatagatctgcgacatgaggtcaggtgaccagactggtccactctcgggccggcacgcaccgacctctCTCAGAacgccatacttggctccgtccgcccttcTCACGCTCCTAAATGCAAATGAGTAGAGCAGATGGAGCCAAGTAGTGAATGACGCGGCAGCAGTGTGGTCTGAGTGCGGTCGGGTCGGACGTTCCACACCCCTGTAATAGATAAAAAGTGGACCACACCTCTAAAGGTAACCAGGGAATGATTCACACAGCTCATATACCCAATGCCAAACTAAAACCCTAACCTTACTAATCAAAACACCTAATAAACCCAACCCTGGAATCCATtactttaagaatgaaatcaataAGTTAAGTAGAAAAATCCAACATCAAAAGAGCCCGGCCCATCCCTTCAAGACATGCTGAGTAATGAGGAGCTGCAGGAAACATTCACACACTCAGACGTATgaattgactgcgctattgagtccgtcaaaaacgatggaaccctctcACAACGGTGACGTCCCCATTGATATCACtgctgagggaaacggaagcttaggtttccgtttgcctttccggtgaggggttaacccgatggaatccTTTGACGGCACCCCGGaaagcaacggtgatgtgaacacagcctatctGACGACTTCTCATCATGTTCTTATGGGAAATGATTAATATTAACCCTTAATGTGTGTTACAGTTATTACTTTCTCTAAGTATTATTATCCCCACCTCCACAATGTTCACCAATGTCGTCATCCAGAGTGATTGTTAATCTAAggttttttaaacaattttttgttttttttagtgagTAGCCACTTAAAATGTTTACTAAGCCAGATTTATAATAAACCTTCtacagtaaaaactttttttttgttcacctcCCAGATTGTTTTATTAGATGCAACTATCTCATTATAATCCCGCGTGCTATATCGcacatattatatactgtactctccTGAGCTCTTCCAACCATGTAAACTTTTTTCCCTTTTCAAACTGCACGATCCTCATTGACATGTGACTACCCTGTTCTCGACCCACACAAATTAAAAAACGTAATATTAATTTCAACatttactagtccttctcaatgaattagaatagcatcaaaaagttaatttatttcagtaattcatggagtctgagccccgaccaagtattgggggcagatactggacagacttctcagtaggacgacatttcggtattaaaaatcatttttgaagttgggcttatataatatgaacattttctgagacactaaatttggggttttcagtaactgttcccataatcatcaacattacaagaaaactgctggaaatagatccctcggtgtgtgatgaatctatagaatatacgagatccctctgtgtataatgaatctatagaatataccagATCCCactgtgtgtgtgatgaatctatagaatatttgagatccctctgtgtgtgatgaatctatagaatataccagatctgtaatgatgggggtagggaaacggacaagtgagccctaatctacccgccactctgtccctgcctacttgcaacgacccgccctaggcgacggggtacaactgggcggcggtccctacgctcagtaagtgcacgagacaaacagacaagggtacacaaagctaagggaaaaggggcagcagagtggtgaacaagccgagtcaaaccaggagggaacgaggtaccaaacgcagagcaggagagtagtcagtaagccagggtcagtatggagcaggatcaaatagttagtagctgtagctgggccaggaaaccacacgagaagaatcacaagcaaaggaggaacaggaaaggcaggtataaatagacagagggcgggagctatctccgtctggccaggctgtgataggctctcccactcctaagcctgccatcctgggtggtggaagatggagtcagtctcagggacgtagagtcaggtgcagactgattacctatgggcgtatacacagaagttgtgcctggcagatcctttacaagatccctctgtgtgtgatgactctatagaatatatgagatccctctgtgtgtgatgaatctatagaatatatgagatccctctgtgtgtgatgaatctatagaatatgtaaCAGACACttattgaattgaattactgaaacaaatcaactttttgatgatcttctaattcattgagaaggacgagTATCTCAGACTATGGGTAAATGAATTAAGTGTACTGTAATATTACCTTCCAGAAGGAAAAATGGGAGTATGGATTTAGGACCCCCTGGGCATCATTAGTACCCATGAGTTCATCAGTACAAATGGAGCAATTcttctcccctctccagtcataatAGGGAATTGCAAAATCTTCATCTCCAGTCATGAGCTGCATGTGTCTCTCCAGGAACAGAAGACCTAGGCGATGCCATCCGGGAAATGCGGGCCCTTGATGAGCAAAGTTTTTAATCGAGTCAAATGTGCTGTTTATCATGATAGGTTTCATGGAGTAATAATGCATCCATGCAAAAATATCATAGAGAGATGCATCTACAAAGCGGTAAGTCTCACGATGGTGCCGGTCTCCGGTGCTCAGGACAACAAAATCTTGACTTTTTGTGGTCTTGGCCAAAGCCAAGTAACTGAATAATCTTTTCTGCTCCAAAACGGACAGTTCTCGGATTTCTCTCCTTATGACTACTTTCTTTCTGTCACACTTCTCACCATGGTAACCAAATTTGCAGTCACCACAATCAAAGCCACTATAGTTTCCAAAGCACTCGCAGGTATAGTCATAATAGTGTCTTGGCCAGTCTAGTCGATCatcattatactggggaatcttctTTCCTGTTGAAGCTGCCCAGTCCGTACATCTCCCACGACCGGACAGGGCACCACATGGACTTTTGTCTTTCCAAAGTGGACAACAACTCTTGGTGCGAAAAGAAGCTTCAGTGGTGCAGACTCTGGGAAACTGGCTGTCCACTGAGCAAAGGCAAAAAGTGAAGAAGACAATGAGGCTAAACATGACTTTTTGAAGTTGTGTGGAACCTGGTGACAGAAAAGCGGGAAACAATGTTACTACTTTTAACCCATTAACTGAATGATCTGCGAGAAAGGGAGAGGGGAACTCGTTATTTTCAAAAGGTCAATTCTTGTTTTTTGCCGGTCTTTCTTGTGGTGCTACTAATTGTCCCCTGTTTACATTGGACATCCATttggctaataataataataatagagggGTCCAATGTGTGTAAATTGTAACGATCCTTAGCAGTGGGTAGCGATAAATGTGGGGTCATCtcctaggctgtattcacacgtgcaggtttttttttaatgcagtttgttaagccaaaaccagaccacacctggttttggcttcaaaaactgcattaaaaaaattaattgattAAAACCTGTATGTGTAAATATAACCCTACCTGTAGAGTTCGATGTTTATTTATGGTAATTCACTGTCTCGCTGTCCTGAAGACGGGACTTCTGCGTAAAGCTCAGTAGTGGCAAAACAATGTAAATTAACCCATTGCCAGTCATGTAAGGGGTCAAGAGGGATCTCTGCCGCTTCCCAGTATATctctttatatataaatatttctcAGGAGTCAGAGCTCAAACTAAAGTCCTTGTCATGGTAGGCAGAAACCCTACCAGTGACCACAGGGCTATCAATGAATAGATGTTCTCTTCCTAAATAGCCTAATATTATTATTCTGCACAGGagcaatgtactggcacatatggaTGTAAAGAGAAATATGGATAAAGAgaaacaccgtgttccaaattattccgcacattggatttaagtgtcataaacatttaatgattcgtttttcaatgaaactcatggctggtcttgtgtcttagggctctttggatcattgtaatcaatctcagacacttgtgataattcgtttgccaggtgtgcccaatcaaaggaaaactacttaaagagactctgtcaccacattataagtgtcctgtctcctatataaggagatgggcgctgtaatgtaggtgacagtaatgctttttatttaaaaaaacgatcttttttcacaaagttaggagcgatttaagtttatgctaatgagctttcttaatacccaagtgggcgtgcttttactttcgaccaagtgggcgttgtacagaggagtgcatgacgctgaccaatcagtgaccaatcagcgtcatgcactcctctccattcatttacattgcactagcgatatagatatatcactatgtgcagcctcatacacaagccctaacattactacagtgtcctgataatgaatacacatgaaatccagcctggacgtcatgtgtactcacaatcctgacacttctgactcttttttttgtgagattccggcaagtgaaaccaaatctcgtttagctccgaaatctcgcgagatttcgtatccgttgctggaatctcacaaaaaagagtcagaacacatgacgtccaggctggatttcatgtgtattcattatcaggacactgtagtaatgttagggtttgtgtatgaggctgcacatagcgatatatctatatcgctagtgcagtgtaaatgaatggagaggagtgcatgatgctgattggtcagggtcatgcactcctctgtacaacgcccacttggtcgaaagtaaaagtacgcccacttgggcattaagaaagctcattatcataaacttaaatcgctcctaactttgtgaaaaaagatcatttttttaaaataaaaagcattactgtcacctacattacagcgcccatctccttatctaggagacaggacacttataatgtggtgacagagtctatttaagaaggacgttccccattattaagcagccacaggtttcaagcaatatgggaaagaaaaaggatctctctgctggcgAAAAGCATGACATTGTGCAATAccctggacaaggtatgaaaacattggatatttcaagaaaactttagcgtgatcatcatactgtgaaaagatttgtggctgattcagacgggttcgttcagataaagacataatgaggaaggtttctgccagacaaattaataggattaggagagcagctgctaaaatgccattgcaaaccagcaaacaggtatttgaagccgctggtgcctctggagtcccgcgaacctcaaggtgtaggatcccccagaggtttgcaagtgtgcataaagctattattctgccacccctaaacaatgctcacaagcagaaacagttgcagtgggctcagaaatacatgaagactaattttcaaaccgtgttgtttactgatgagtgccgtgcaaccctggatggtccagatggatggagtagtagatggttggtgaatggccaccatgtcccaacaaggctgcgacatcagcaaggaggtggtggagtcatgttttgggctggaatcatggggggagagctggtaggcccctttagggtccctgacggtgtgaaaatgacctctgcaaagtacgtagagtttatgactgaccactttcttccgtggtacaaaaagaagaacgtgccttccgtagcaaaattatcttcgtgcatgacaatgcaccatctcatgctgcaaaaaatacctctgtgtcattggctgctatgggcataaaaggagagaaactcatggtgtggccctcatgttcccctgacctcaaccctattgagaacctttggagcatcctcaagcaaaatatctatgagggtgggaggcagttcacatcaaaacagaagctctgggaggcgattctgacatcctgcaaagatattcaagccgaaactgtccaaatacgcacaaattcaatggatgaagaattgtgaaggtgatatcagagaagggtcctatgtaacatgtaacttgtgctgtgcaggtgatatcagagaagggtcctgtgtaacatgtaacttgtgctgtgcaggtgatatcagaggagggtcctgtgtaacatgtaacttgtgctgtgcaggtgatatcagaggagggtcctgtgtaacatgtaacttgtgctgtgcgggtgatatcagagaagggtcctgtgtgacatgtaacttctgctgtgcaggtgatatcagaggagggtcctgtgtaacatgtaacttgtgctgtgcaggtgatatcagaggagggtcctgtgtaacatgtaacttctgctgtgcaggtgatatcagaggagggtcctgtgtaacatgtaacttctgctgtgcaggtgatatcagaggagggtcctgtgtaacatgtaacttgtgctgtgcaggtgatatcagaggagggtcctgtgtaacatgtaacttgtgctgtgcaggtgatatcagaggagggtcctgtgtaacatgtaacttgtcctgtgcaggtgatatcagagaagggtcctgtgtaacatgtaacttctgctgtgcaggtgatatcagaggagggtcctgtgtaacatgtaacttgtgctgtgcaggtgatatcagaggagggtcctgtgtaacatgtaacttgtcctgtgcaggtgatatcagagaagggtcctgtgtaacatgtaacttgtcctgtgcaggtgatatcagagaagggtcctgtgtaacatgtaacttgtgctgtgcaggtgatatcagagaagggtcctgtgtaacatgtaacttgtgctgtgcaggtgatatcagagtagggtcctgtgtaacatgtaacttgtgctgtgcaggtgatatcagaggagggtcctgtgtaacatgtaacttgtgctgtgcaggtgatatcagagaagggtcctgtgtaacatgtaacttgtcctgtgcaggtaatatcagagaagggtcctgtgtaacatgtaacttgtcctgtgcaggtgatatcagagaagggtcctgtgtgacatgtaacttgtgctgtgcaggtgatatcagagtagggtcctgtgtgacatgtaacttgtcctgtgcaggtgatatcagagaagggtcctgtgtgacatgtaacttgtcctgtgcaggtaatatcagagaagggtcctgtgtaacatgtaacttgtgctgtgcaggtgatatcagaggagggtcctgtgtaacatgtaacttgtcctgtgcaggtgatatcagaggagggtcctgtgtaacatgtaacttgtcctgtgcaggtgatatcagagaagggtcctgtgtaacatgtaacttgtgctgtgcaggtgatatcagagaagggtcctgtgtaacatgtaacttgtgctgtgcaggtgatatcagagaagggtcctgtgtaacatgtaacttgtgctgtgcaggtgatatcagagaagggtcctgtgtaacatgtaacttgtgctgtgcaggtgatatcagagtagggtcctgtgtaacatgtaacttgtcctgtgaaggtgatatcagagaagggtcctgtgtaacatgtaacttgtcctgtgcaggtgatatcagagaagggtcctgtgtaacatgtaacttgtgctgtgcaggtgatatcagagaagggtcctgtgtaacatgtaacttgtgctgtgcaggtgatatcagagaagagtcctgtgtaacatgtaacttgtcctgtgcaggtgatatcagaggagggtcctgtgtaacatgtaacttgtcctgtgcaggtgatatcagaggagggtcctgtgtaacatgtaacttgtcctgtgcaggtgatatcagagaagggtcctgtgtaacatgtaacttgtcctgtgcaggtgatatcagagaagggtcctgtgtaacatgtaacttgtcctgtgcaggtgatatcagagaagggtcctgtgtaacatgtaacttgtgctgtgcaggtgatatcagagaagggtcctgtgtaacatgtaacttgtgctgtgcaagtgatatcagagaagggtcctgtgtaacatgtaacttgtgctgtgcaggtgatatcagaggagggtcctgtgtaacatgtaacttgtcctgtgcaggtgatatcagagaagggtcctgtgtaacatgtaacttgtgctgtgcaggtgatatcagagaagggtcctgtgtaacatgtaacttgtgctgtgcaggtgatatcagagaagggtcctgtgtaacatgttacttgtcctgtgcaggtgatatcagaggagggtcctgtgtaacatgtaacttgtcctgtgcaggtgatatcagagaagggtcctgtgtaacatgtaacttgtgctgtgcaggtgatatcagagaagggtcctgtgtaaaatgtaacttgtgctgtgcaggtgatatcagagaagggttctgtgtaacatgtaacttgtgctgtgcaggtgatatcagagaagggtcctgtgtaacatgtaacttgtcctgtgcaggtgatatcagagaagggtcctgtgtaacatgtaactt from Rhinoderma darwinii isolate aRhiDar2 chromosome 5 unlocalized genomic scaffold, aRhiDar2.hap1 SUPER_5_unloc_3, whole genome shotgun sequence includes:
- the LOC142689486 gene encoding tyrosinase-like, which encodes MFSLIVFFTFCLCSVDSQFPRVCTTEASFRTKSCCPLWKDKSPCGALSGRGRCTDWAASTGKKIPQYNDDRLDWPRHYYDYTCECFGNYSGFDCGDCKFGYHGEKCDRKKVVIRREIRELSVLEQKRLFSYLALAKTTKSQDFVVLSTGDRHHRETYRFVDASLYDIFAWMHYYSMKPIMINSTFDSIKNFAHQGPAFPGWHRLGLLFLERHMQLMTGDEDFAIPYYDWRGEKNCSICTDELMGTNDAQGVLNPYSHFSFWKAICSGFNFPDEYCPLADAEYKMERLHRKPGTTPYAPNLPTFEDVDNALKLKDFDNSPFNETARRSFRNSLEGFLAPDGMTLRRSIHNLVHIYMGGTMSQVPISGNDPIFILHHSFIDKIFETWISRYNGSPENYPENNELGQGPNDCSTPYFPCYKNKDLIRRSVELGYEYSPFHRKQPMGRKCFQ